DNA sequence from the Methylomonas albis genome:
TTTCCCGCAGCGCTTTGTTGTCCACCGCGAAGGCCGGAAAGCCGGTGACGCTGAGCACCGCCGAATCGACTTCCTTGGAGATAGACTCGCGCGGTAGCAGGGCTTCCAGAGTAATCCGGGTGCGGGCGATGTCGTCGCTGATCACGTGAATAATGGCGGTTTGGCCGCCATCCTTACCGAACAAATTGCAGCCGGACATGGCTTCCAGCGCCGCTTTGGCCATGCCTATCGAGCTGGCGTTCAATTCCGCCAAGCCGTGATTCATCTTATTGCCGCGCTCCCAGATGCCGTAATCCGGGGTGCGATACGCCCGGCTGACATAATGCACCAGGTTTTGTACGAAATTGACTTCGTCGATGCTGAACACAATCCGCAAGCCGGAGGCGGTCATTTGCGCCAGCATCAATAAGAACAAGGACGTGGCGTCGAGCTGTAAATGGCCCCATTCGCTGTCGCCCACCACGACTTCGCCGCTGGTGGTTTTATATTTGGCATGCAGCGCGTCCAGGGGGTCTTGGCTGTGCTTGAATTTTTCCACTTTTGCCGCTTGCCGCATCATCGCTGTCAGCAGGCCGCGCATCAGTTTGACGACGCTTTGTTCCAGTAAATAGGTGCGCTCCTGCTGTCCCTCTACTTTGCGGTACGCCAGCCCCAGGCCCCAGGCCGCCAAAATGCTGTAGACATTGTCCCGCACCCAGGCGTCGGTGTAATTGCCGTGGGTGGTGACGGCGGTACTGGCGGGTAGCAGGCCGCTGATCCAATCCTGGCGTTTGAGGATAATGTCGTTAACTTGTTGGTAATACTGGTCGAGCGTCTCGGTTTGACTGGTCGGCATCATGTATTTAGTGGAATATGAGGTGGCGTTTAAAAAATTGGGCACTCAAGCCTTGGGCAAGGTTACTCCGGTTTGGCCTTGATACTTGCCGCCGCGATCTCGATAAGAGGTTTCGCAGACTTCGTCGCCGCCGAAAAACAGCATCTGGGCGACGCCTTCATTGGCGTAGATTTTCGCGGGGAGAGGGGTGGTGTTGGAAAATTCTAAAGTCACATGGCCTTCCCACTCCGGTTCCAACGGGGTGACGTTAACGATAATGCCGCAGCGGGCATAGGTCGATTTACCCAGACAGATCACCAGCACATCGCGCGGAATCCGGAAAAACTCCACGGTGCGCGCTAGCGCAAACGAATTGGGCGGAATGATGCAGACATCGGATTTCACATCGACAAAGCTGCCTTCGTCAAAGTCTTTGGGGTCGACGATGGTGGAATTGATGTTGGTAAAGATTTTAAACTCGTTGGAGCAACGTACGTCGTAGCCGTAACTGGAGGTGCCGTAGGAAATGATGCGGCCTTGCGCGGATTCACGGACTTGCCCGGCCTGAAACGGCTCTATCATGCCGGTTTGCTCGGACATGCGGCGTATCCATTTGTCTGATTTTATGCTCATGTTGCTGGTTGGGTAGGGAAAAATAACAGAGCGTTCAAAATAGCATATTAGGGCGGAAAAATCGCTAGTTGGCGTGGCGAATGGCGCTAATTTGTTGATGTTTGGCGATCTTGAAAATCATTTTAGGCAGGTCAGCTTGTTCCGAAAGCGCTTATCGGAGTAGAGGTCTAAATCCCCAGGGAGTGCCATCGCGCACTCTGGCATGCAGAATCAATACCGTTAAATTATGTCGTTCGCTGAGCGGAGTCGAAGCGAATTTGCTGGCTTCGGCTGCACTCAGCCAACGGTTTATCCTGGCAATGGGTTTTTAACCGAACAGCATTTTCTATCTTGAGTGCGGGGAGTTTTATAGAAAATTAGAAAAAACTTATTTACAAAATAAGACGACCGGTCGCATAATGCAGCCCATGGCGAAATTGGCACCCAAACAGCTCAAAAAAGATAGGCTCCTGGAGCAGGGCGTCAGCTTGCTGCTGGAAAAAGGCTACCACGCCACCGGTTTGAAAGAGATCCTGGATACGGTACAAATCCCGAAAGGCTCGTTTTACAGTTATTTCGGCAGCAAAGAGCAATTCGCCGCCGAAGCGATACACCATTACATCGAACCCTTCATCGTGCGCTTGTCCGGCCATCTGCAAAATCCGGAATTGGACGGTTTGGCCGCCTTGAAAGCCTATTACACCGGCTTGATCGGCGAAGTGGCGATAAGTGGTTTCAAAGGCGGCTGCTTGCTGGGCAATCTGATGGGCGAGATCGGTGACACCAGTCCCTTATGCCGCGATGCCTTATTGGATGCCGTCGGTCGCTACAGTGCCTTGCAGCAAGCGGCGTTGGAGCGCGGACAAAAGCAAGGCTCGGTGCGGCTGGATCGCTCGGCGAAGAGCATGGCGGATTTGATGTTGAACGGCTGGCAGGGGGCGTTGTTAAGGATGAAAGTCGAGCAATCGGTTGAGCCGTTGCAGGCGGTTTGTCGGGATTTGTTGGATGATTATTTTCGGGTGTGAATGGGTTCAGTTTTTTGATAACTGTTATGAGCCATTTTCTTTGGGAGGAATCTTTTGAACATCCGATTTATCCTGTTTCCATTATGTTTATATTTAGGAGGATGTTCCGAACAATCGGAAACAAGTTCCTCAACTAAATCAACGCCACCAGTTGTTGAACGTGTTGAAAAGCTGGAAGAGGTGACAGTTGCTGTTTCAGAAAGCCCGACGGAACCCTTAAAACAATCGAAAGCTATCAGTTCAGCACTTACCTCTGATGCAGCGGTAGCAAAGATTTATGAACTTCCTGAAATCAAAGCTTGGTCCGATTACATAGAGCAAAAATCGCAAGGTAAGGTGCATGGCGCAATATTGACTTCATCGAAAGAGCCAAAGGATGTAGATGGAAAACAATATTGGCCGGTTGATTTCTTCGAGAGTCAAGAAACTCATATGCATCGTTGGGAATCCTTTTGGGTGCGCATTGATGGAAAGGAAATATTGGTAGATGATTTGGCCGACGGTCCGATTAGCTTGCAGGACTGGCGGGATCAAAAGAATCCGTTGGAACGGATAAAGTCTTAAAGAACCTTAGACGTGTTGGACGCAGGAAGCGCTACTTGTATAGAGGTAACAAATGTGGATATTACACCGGAGCAACGAATTATGAACAACGACCCTAAATGCATCATCGACGCCGCGATGCAATTGGAACCTGCAATTCGCGCCTTCATTGCTGAAACGCTATTGGAATCCTTGGATTTTGAGGAAGACTTCCCCGTCTCGGCAGCATGGCAGGAAGAAATTCAGCGCCGTTGTGCTGCCATTGATAGCGGAACGGCTCGACTCGTCGATCACGAATCAGCAATGGCTCAACTGCGCGCAAGCCTTGCCTAATGCGTGTTGTTTGGAATGATGAGGCATTGACCGAAGCGAATGCCGCTACCTTGTACTATCGGGAGAAACAAGCGGAGTTGGGACAGCGTTTTGTCGATGCAATCGAGGACGCGGCAGCGAAAATCGCTTACCGGCCATTGCTGTATCGGAAACTAGCGGACGATGTTCGCAAATGTAAACTACCTCACTTTCCTTTCGGTATTGTTTACAGTGTTCGAGAGGATGCAATATACATCCTCGCCGTGATGCATATGCGGCAAGAACCGGGTTATTGGAAGCATAGGATTAAATCGTAAATCAGACGTGACAAATAAAAACCGCTGCCCACCCGGCAGCATTTTTTAACGCCGGTAAATTAGACGACCGGTCATTTATTAGGAGATCATCATGCCCAAGTACATTATCGAACGCGACATTCCCGGCGCGGGCAAGCTGACGCCAGCCGAGTTGCAAGGCATTTCGCAAAAATCCTGCGGTGTGCTTCGGAATATGGGGCCGCAGATTCAATGGCTGCATAGCTATGTGACCGGCGATAAAGTCTATTGCGTCTACATCGCCGACAGCGAACAAGCGATTCGCGAGCATGCCGAGCAAGGTGGGTTTCCGGCCAATCGGATCGAACAAATTACCAGCATCATCGACCCGACTACGGGCGATTAAGCTGAGTTTATGGTTCCCACGCTCCGGTGTACCCGCCGGGCATAAATGGGAACCAGGCCTGGGACGCTCTAGCGTCCCCGAACCGCAGAGCGGTTCAACATGCATTCCCACGCTGGAGCGTAGGAACGATAACAACAACCAGGGGAGAGAACACCATGACATTTAAACTAAGCACCTTCACCGCCGCGTTACTACTCGGCACCGCCAGCCTGTCGGCCAACGCCGACGAAACCTGCGCCTCGCCGTACATGGCGAAAATTACCGGCCAGGAAGATTTTGTATACATCTGGACCTTGGGCGCGGAAGGCGTCGGCGATGAGCAGGACAAGTTGGTCACCGTCGACGTTAATCCCAAGTCCAAGCAATACGGCAAGGTCATTGGCAGCCTGTCGGTGGGTGGTCGTAACGAAGCCCACCATTCCGACTTTACCGATGACCGCAAATTTCTATGGGCCGGCGGTCTGGATACCAACAAGATTTTCATCTTCGACGTGGCCACCGACCCCGCCAAGCCTAAGCTGAGCAAAACCATCACCGATTTCGTTGCCAAAAGTGGCGGCGTGGTCGGCCCGCACAGCTTGTACGCCTTGCCGGGGCGGATGATCATCACCGGCCTGTCCAACAACAAAGACCACGGCGGCCGCACCGCGATTGTGGAATACAGCAACGCCGGCGACTACATCGCCACCTACTGGCTGCCGACCGACAGCAATCTGGAAGGTGCGATCAAATCCGGCAAATACGCGGACGGCTATAACTACGATGTGCGGGTATTGCCGCGCAAAAACCTGATGCTGACCTCGTCGTTTACCGGCTGGTCGAATTACATGATGGACTTCGGCAAAATGCTGGCCGACCCGGAAGCGATGAAACGCTTTGGTAACACCGTGGTGCAGTGGGATTTACATAGCCGCCAACCGAAGAAAGTCTTCGACGTACCCGGTGCGCCTCTGGAAGTCCGTTGCGCCTGGGCGGAAGACCACAACTACTGCTTCACCAGCACCGCGCTGACTTCGAAAATCTGGCTGATTCATCAAGACGACAAGGGCGAATGGCAGGCCAAGGATGTGGCGGACATCGGCGAACCCGCCAAAATCCCGCTGCCGGTGGACATCTCCATTTCCAGCGACGACAAAACCCTGTGGGTTAACACCTTCATGGACGGCATGACTCGCCGCTTCGACATCAGCGACCCGTTCCACCCTAAGCAAGTGTTCGAGCAAAAAATCGGCGCGCAAGTGAATATGGTGTCGTCGAGCTGGGACGGCAAGCGTTTGTATTACACCTCTTCGCTGCTGGCTAATTGGGATAAGAAAGGCGCGGACAACGAGCAGTTCTTCAAAGCCTATAGCTGGGACGGTAGCAAGTTGACCGAGCAGTTCTCGATTGATTTCAATAAAGAGAAACTGGGCCGGGCTCATCAGATGCGGTTTGGGGCATATTCTTTGTATGGTAAAGCGCCTTAGGAGGCTTTTTAGTGTCGCTATCGCGACGGCTTAATTTAATGTCGGGTCTCGGCCCGACGGCCGAGATACTTTCTTTTGCTTGGCCAAAAGAAAGTATCCAAAGAAAAGGCCACCCGGACGCCGCTTGTTTCCTGCGCGCCGAAGCTTTTATCGAGGGTCGGCAGAAGGGGCTTCCCAGCCCCTCCGCCGACGCAGCGCATCCATGCGCTGCCCCTTCGGGCTGATCTCGATAAAAGCTTCGGTGCTCGGCGCGGCATACGGGAGGAACCCCGTCCCAAGTATCGTAGGGCGCATTAGCGATAGGGTACGCATCGGGTACCCTACCTAACTTTATGATGTTTTTTATAAAGGTCACGAGGTATGCAGTATTATCTGAGAGGCGAAATAAGAATGTGTTAGTCGTGTGTCGTGGAGAATAGTCATGAATGCTCAACCTCAGTTTATTACCAATGCGAATGGCGAAAAAACGGCAGTCATTCTGCCAATCGCCGACTATCAAGAACTCATGGAAGACTTGGCTGATTTAGCCGCAATTGCTGAACGAAAAGACGAACCCAATATTCCATTTGAGGCGGCGTTGTCAGAAATAGGCTTATGACGGTCTATGTCCTAGAGATAAAGCGGAGCGCGCAAAAGGAGTTGTCGCAATTGCCTAAGTCGATTGCCGAAAAGGTCGTTACACAAATTAGAGCGCTTGCCGACGATCCGCGGCCTAATGGGTGCAAAAAGTTAGTAGGAACCGAACATAGTTATCGAATCCGAGTAAACGATTACCGTGTGGTGTATTCGGTTTTGGATAGCCGCTTGATTATCCAAGTCATAAAAATTGGGCATCGCAAGGATGTGTACCAATGATTTTGTTGGTGGAGAAGTTATAGGCAGCGAGGGGCAAGAATAGTTAGTGTCGCTGTCGCGACGGCTTAATTTAATGTCGGTTCGCGGACAGACAACCGCGATACTTTTCTTTGTTTGGCCAAAGAAAAGTATCCAAAAGAAAAGACACCCGGACGCCGCTTTTCCCTGCGCACCGAAGCTTTTATCGAGGGTCGGCAGAAGGGGCTTCCCAGCCCCTCCGCCGACGTGCGGCATCCCTGCCGCACCCCTTCGGGCTGATCTCGATAAAAGCTCCGGTGCTCGGCGCGGCATACGGGAGGAAAACCTCACCTGGAGATTGGAAGGTGATTAGGAGATTTATGTGAGAGGTAGAGTACACATCGCGTACCATCTTGAATTCATTGCTTGTTCAAAGCATAAAGTAGGTGCGCAGGGCGTACCCTACCGCACTAACTTAGCAAAAGGTTTTACGTGAACATTCCATTTTTCGATGCGTTGGCAAATGGGCAACGCTTTTTAATTGCTGGGGTTGGCGGAGGATTCGACATTGTCAGTGGCGTCCCCATTTACCTATATTTGCGTCGCCTTGGTAAGCAAGTGGCGATGGCCAATCTTTCTTTCACAGCGTTGGGTTTTTCTAAATGTGAAGAAATTCGCCCTGGCGCTTATCTTGTCAACAAACGATCTGCCGACTTGCCGTATTTTCCAGAGAGGTACATTTTGGAGTGGTTGTCGTCTCGGGGAGAAGAGCCGGCAATGTATGCGTTTTCGAATGAAATTGGCGTCTTACCCTTAAGAAGTGCATACGCCGAAATAGTTGAACGTCATCAAATCGATACGCTGGTATTGGTTGATGGCGGTACCGACAGTCTGATTTTTGGGGATGAACCGGGGATAGGAACAGTTGTTGAAGACGCATGTTCAATGATTGCTGCCAATGGCGTAACCGTAAAACAAAGTTTAATGGCGATGGTAGGTTTTGGAATAGATCATTTCCACGATGTCAATCACCACGCCTGTCTTGAAAATATTGCGACTCTAATCAAGGACGATGGCTATTTGGGAGCTTTTTCTTTAACCAAGGATATGTATGAGGGCAGAGGGTTCCTGGAATTGGTTGATTATCTAAATCAAAATATGCGCGTTAGGCATTCTATTGTTACAAATTCCGTTGCTAGCGCGATAAAGGGTGAATTTGGGGATCACCAAGTGACATCTCGAACCAGTGGTAGCGAATTATTTATAAATCCACTGATGAGTTTGTATTGGACTTTTCACTTGCCTGCTGTCGTTCGGCGAATGGGGTTTGCTGCAAAAATTGAGAACACTACTGAAATGGTCGAAGTTGCTAAATTGATCCGTTCTTTCCGGATTGGAAGTAGGCTAAGGGATCGTAAGGGTATTCCATTGTAAAAACTCATGGCGCTCGCGCAGATCATGCATTGAAATTTTGATCCCGAGAGGGTTTTCCTCCCGTATGTCGCGCCGAGCACCGGAGCTTTTGGACGGACAAATCGGCAGGATAGCCGATTTGCATGCGCAGCACCCGAAGGGCAAGGTACATGGATGTACCGAGTGAGCAGCCCGTAGGGGCGATGCAGGGATGCATCGCGTTGCCGAAGGGGCAGGAAGCCCCTTTCGGCAACCCCGTTCAAAAGCTTCGGCGCGCAGGAAAAAAGCGGCATCCGGGTCGCCTTTTCTTTGGATACTTTCTTTTGGCCAAGCACAAATTCGCCTGGAGCGAATTTGAACAGCCGATAGGCTGGCCCGCAGGGCGAAAACCAGGGACGGTTTTCGTAGCGAAAGTATCTCGGCTGTCGGGCCGAGACCCGACATTAAATAAAGCCGTCGCGGTAGCGACACCACCTCAAGAGTAAACAGCAATCTAATGAAGCTCCCTTATCGCCGTAGTTTATCTTGTCTGAAAGCCGACGCTGGAGCGTCCGCCGCGGCATTCCCACGCTGGAGCATGGGAACGATAGCGTTACTATGCTTTCTCTTTAACTTGGTAACGCCATTAAGCCAAGCTCAAGAAACCAAACCCTTAGCCCCCGGCTACACCGCATTACCATTTGAACCCGCAAAACCCGGCACCTACACGCTGCCAGTCATCACCAAAGCTGCCGACGGCCAAGTAATAACCAGCAACAACCAACCAAAAAACCTCCACGACTTAATGGGCGACAAGCTGGTGTTGCTCAGCTTCATCTACGCCGCCTGCAGCGATGTCAACGGCTGCCCGCTGGCGACTCAGGTGTTGCACAAAATCAGCCGGCAATTGCAAAAACAGCCGGAATTGGCGGACAAACTCAGGTTGTTGACGCTGAGCTTTAACCCCGCGCAAGACACCCCGGAGATGATGCGCCATTACGGCGAGGGTTTTAAAACCGGTGACTTCGATTGGCAATTTTTGACCACCAAAGACGAGGCCAGCTTGCAGCCCATCCTCGGCGGCTACCAGCAAAACGTGCAAAAGGTCTACGATGATAAAGGCCAGTTTACCGGCACGTTTTCGCATTTGTTGCGGGTGTATCTGATCGACAAAGACAAGAACGTCCGGAATATCTATAGTGTGGATTTTCTACACGCCGACACGCTGATCAACGATGTAAAGACCTTGCTGGCCGATGCCAAGCCGGAAGTCGCGCCGGGGCTGGTCCAGGCGGAGATGTTGTTTCAGCCTGGTGACAACAAACAAAATTACCAGCAGACTGATTACCAAACCCGCTCACTGGCGTTGGCGCAGCGGCGTGGCATTCCGGCAAAGCTGATTGAGTTTGCTCAAAAACCTCCGCTGGGTTTGCCGAAGTTACCGGTGCCGAAAGACAATCCGCTGACCAACGCCAAAATCGAATTGGGCCGCAAGTTGTTTTTCGACCGCCGGCTGTCGCTGAACAATACCTTTTCCTGTGCCATCTGCCATATCCCGGAACAAGGCTTTAGTAATAACGAAATGACCTCGGCGGTGGGCATCGAAGGGCGTAGTGTGCGGCGTAACAGTCCGTCTCTGTATAACGTCGGTTACGCGCAATTGCTGTTTCACGATGGCCGGGAAAACAGTCTGGAGCAACAAGCCTGGGGGCCATTGCTGGCGCATAACGAGATGGCGAATCCGTCAATTGGTTATGTGGTGGACAAGCTGAAAGTCAGCGCCGATTATCGCGGGTTGTTTGAAAAGGCCTTTAACAAAGGGCCGACGATGGAAACTATCGGTCAGGCCTTGGCCAGCTATCAGCGCGCCTTGAATGCTGCTGATTCGCCGTTCGATCGTTGGTATTTTGGAAAACAGAAATCTGCACTCAGCGAGGCAGCGCAGCGCGGTTTTAGCTTGTTTACCGGCAAAGCCACTTGCAGCGCTTGCCATACGCTTGACGACAAGTCTGCCTTATTTACCGATCAAAAACGGCATAACACAGGGATCGGCTATGCTGAGTCCATGCAAAAGTCTCCGGAACAGCAAAAAGTGCAAGTGGCGCCAGGCGTATTTGTGGACGTGAATAGCGCCAATCTGAAAGGTCTGAATGCCGAGAAACCCGGCGACTTGGGCTATTACGAGATTAGCCAAAATCCCGCTGACCGCTGGGCCTACAAAACCCCGTCGCTGCGCAACGTCGCACTCAGTGCGCCCTACATGCATAACGGTTCCCTGCCGACTTTGGCGGAGGTGGTGAAGTTTTACAATCAAGGCGGCGCGGTGAACGAAAATTTGTCGCCCTTGCTCAAGCCGCTGGGTTTGTCTGATCGGGAAAGCGCTGATCTTGTAGCGTTTTTAACAGCGCTGACTGGCGGCAACGTAAGCACTTTGATTTCCGATGCGTTCGCCGCACCGGTCGGCGATAGCGGCACGATGGCGCTGCCTATGTCGAGAGCTAGTAAAGGTAGATAGCTTCGGGGGGGTGACCGGTTTTTTGTCACAAAATGGTAATATAGCACTGCTAAATTAGCTCAATCCTTGGACCCTTTAGACTAAACATGCTTATGTCGAACTTGAAAATCCTGGTCGTGGAAGACGAAGAAGCTATCAGGGAGATGCTGGTTATGGTGTTGGAGCAGGCGAATCTGAGCGTGATCGCCGTTGGCAGTGCCGAGCTGGCAAGGGAGAGTCTGGCCGATAACATGGTGGACCTAATTATTCTGGATTGGATGCTGCCGGGGATCAGCGGTGTGGAGTTGGCTCGACGCTTGAAAAACGAACCGGGTTACAAGGATTTACCCATTATCTTGCTTACCGCGCGCGGCGAGGAAGAGGACAAGATTCGCGG
Encoded proteins:
- the dcd gene encoding dCTP deaminase translates to MSIKSDKWIRRMSEQTGMIEPFQAGQVRESAQGRIISYGTSSYGYDVRCSNEFKIFTNINSTIVDPKDFDEGSFVDVKSDVCIIPPNSFALARTVEFFRIPRDVLVICLGKSTYARCGIIVNVTPLEPEWEGHVTLEFSNTTPLPAKIYANEGVAQMLFFGGDEVCETSYRDRGGKYQGQTGVTLPKA
- a CDS encoding TetR/AcrR family transcriptional regulator; the protein is MAKLAPKQLKKDRLLEQGVSLLLEKGYHATGLKEILDTVQIPKGSFYSYFGSKEQFAAEAIHHYIEPFIVRLSGHLQNPELDGLAALKAYYTGLIGEVAISGFKGGCLLGNLMGEIGDTSPLCRDALLDAVGRYSALQQAALERGQKQGSVRLDRSAKSMADLMLNGWQGALLRMKVEQSVEPLQAVCRDLLDDYFRV
- a CDS encoding addiction module protein, which codes for MNNDPKCIIDAAMQLEPAIRAFIAETLLESLDFEEDFPVSAAWQEEIQRRCAAIDSGTARLVDHESAMAQLRASLA
- a CDS encoding type II toxin-antitoxin system RelE/ParE family toxin — protein: MRVVWNDEALTEANAATLYYREKQAELGQRFVDAIEDAAAKIAYRPLLYRKLADDVRKCKLPHFPFGIVYSVREDAIYILAVMHMRQEPGYWKHRIKS
- a CDS encoding DUF4242 domain-containing protein encodes the protein MPKYIIERDIPGAGKLTPAELQGISQKSCGVLRNMGPQIQWLHSYVTGDKVYCVYIADSEQAIREHAEQGGFPANRIEQITSIIDPTTGD
- the mtoX gene encoding methanethiol oxidase, coding for MTFKLSTFTAALLLGTASLSANADETCASPYMAKITGQEDFVYIWTLGAEGVGDEQDKLVTVDVNPKSKQYGKVIGSLSVGGRNEAHHSDFTDDRKFLWAGGLDTNKIFIFDVATDPAKPKLSKTITDFVAKSGGVVGPHSLYALPGRMIITGLSNNKDHGGRTAIVEYSNAGDYIATYWLPTDSNLEGAIKSGKYADGYNYDVRVLPRKNLMLTSSFTGWSNYMMDFGKMLADPEAMKRFGNTVVQWDLHSRQPKKVFDVPGAPLEVRCAWAEDHNYCFTSTALTSKIWLIHQDDKGEWQAKDVADIGEPAKIPLPVDISISSDDKTLWVNTFMDGMTRRFDISDPFHPKQVFEQKIGAQVNMVSSSWDGKRLYYTSSLLANWDKKGADNEQFFKAYSWDGSKLTEQFSIDFNKEKLGRAHQMRFGAYSLYGKAP
- a CDS encoding type II toxin-antitoxin system prevent-host-death family antitoxin; protein product: MNAQPQFITNANGEKTAVILPIADYQELMEDLADLAAIAERKDEPNIPFEAALSEIGL
- a CDS encoding type II toxin-antitoxin system RelE family toxin, coding for MTVYVLEIKRSAQKELSQLPKSIAEKVVTQIRALADDPRPNGCKKLVGTEHSYRIRVNDYRVVYSVLDSRLIIQVIKIGHRKDVYQ
- a CDS encoding DUF1152 domain-containing protein, with amino-acid sequence MNIPFFDALANGQRFLIAGVGGGFDIVSGVPIYLYLRRLGKQVAMANLSFTALGFSKCEEIRPGAYLVNKRSADLPYFPERYILEWLSSRGEEPAMYAFSNEIGVLPLRSAYAEIVERHQIDTLVLVDGGTDSLIFGDEPGIGTVVEDACSMIAANGVTVKQSLMAMVGFGIDHFHDVNHHACLENIATLIKDDGYLGAFSLTKDMYEGRGFLELVDYLNQNMRVRHSIVTNSVASAIKGEFGDHQVTSRTSGSELFINPLMSLYWTFHLPAVVRRMGFAAKIENTTEMVEVAKLIRSFRIGSRLRDRKGIPL
- a CDS encoding cytochrome c peroxidase produces the protein MGTIALLCFLFNLVTPLSQAQETKPLAPGYTALPFEPAKPGTYTLPVITKAADGQVITSNNQPKNLHDLMGDKLVLLSFIYAACSDVNGCPLATQVLHKISRQLQKQPELADKLRLLTLSFNPAQDTPEMMRHYGEGFKTGDFDWQFLTTKDEASLQPILGGYQQNVQKVYDDKGQFTGTFSHLLRVYLIDKDKNVRNIYSVDFLHADTLINDVKTLLADAKPEVAPGLVQAEMLFQPGDNKQNYQQTDYQTRSLALAQRRGIPAKLIEFAQKPPLGLPKLPVPKDNPLTNAKIELGRKLFFDRRLSLNNTFSCAICHIPEQGFSNNEMTSAVGIEGRSVRRNSPSLYNVGYAQLLFHDGRENSLEQQAWGPLLAHNEMANPSIGYVVDKLKVSADYRGLFEKAFNKGPTMETIGQALASYQRALNAADSPFDRWYFGKQKSALSEAAQRGFSLFTGKATCSACHTLDDKSALFTDQKRHNTGIGYAESMQKSPEQQKVQVAPGVFVDVNSANLKGLNAEKPGDLGYYEISQNPADRWAYKTPSLRNVALSAPYMHNGSLPTLAEVVKFYNQGGAVNENLSPLLKPLGLSDRESADLVAFLTALTGGNVSTLISDAFAAPVGDSGTMALPMSRASKGR